Below is a genomic region from Medicago truncatula cultivar Jemalong A17 chromosome 3, MtrunA17r5.0-ANR, whole genome shotgun sequence.
CAACACGACCCTTTGCTGCCCTAAAGAACGCCATCGACTAATgtagtatttttctatcaataaaaagtaagtatttatgtatcgtctcctcagggactagtgcgatatcatGGACCGTTCGACATCGATTATCATTTCAAGTTAAAacattaatttgttgtttgtttaaaaCTAAAATACGAAGATAAAGTTGAGAATATGGCGTAAAAcatgttaggattagagtttcTTGACCAAGCATCACATATAACCATATGACCACATATACATATTCTAGCTTTTAAtcgatattatcacgtatccctcgacaaaATCATTTGTGTCCAAATGATCtcgtgaaatcaattgtatcgtTTAATCGTTGATTTCTCAAACTACTAAACGATCCAATATTCGGTCGTatcgtttaatcgacgatttctcCATCGATTAAACGATCCGAAAGCATGAAGCTTTGAATACAAAAGGTGATTATCAGAACATCAATCCTATGTCCAGAATtcatgttttgatagatgatgattctaaacctagattcaagagtatttttcaataacagttatcaaacataagcaataaaatgcaagaataacctcaatatcaaatcaaatgctagaatCATATATTAAGGATTAAAAGATTACATGTTTAGCTtagatcaagtacctctaatcccaacaatggaaatttagctactcattgtcatgatAACTTTGCAAGATTGaattgaaagatgaagattcatattCAAACTTGTGATTTCTCCACAAAAATGGAAGAATCCACcttctatcactctcactctatgaaGAACGAAGAATTTCACCCGATCTCTCTCTATAAAGTATGATATGATACAACTGTGAATTTCACCCTATCTCTCTCTATAAAGTATAATATGATCAAATGGGATTTTATAGAATTTCTGTTCTTACTTAACTCGCCTCGCAAGTAAAtgcattcgccatggcgagttgatgTTTCTTCACCAGTGGGTTTCTGCCACGTCAGCTTTGAGGAGTTTTAGCCGCCCTAACTCGCCTCGCAAGTAGATTGTTCGCCATGGAGAAAAATGGACCTTTGCTCTCTGGAACTCCTTCGCCTTTCACTTTCCATGCCGAGTTTGCTCGCCTtccactcgccattgcgagttagGGGCGAGTGAAATATGGGACTTACTagaattgctcgcctttgagctcgccattgcgagttggtgaaacaagtaacaaaagtgccttAGATACAAAATTGAAATACTACTTTATGGAACTCATCACCGACTAAAAACCGACGACGAGGGGAGGTTGGGAAAGCGCACAGAAGCTTGGACGGCCAGATAAAAGGAACAGTAACCAAAACTAGCTCGAAGGAAACCTGATCAAGCCACCCTCATCGAATGAAACACGTAACAAAACACGAGGCCCAAACAAacgaacaaaacaacaacagcgACCACCCACCCACAAACACCACCAGCGACCTGGCCAAAACAAGCCACCAACACCAGATTGAGACTGCCACCCGAACAAGCCACAAACAAAATTTGAATAGACAAGCGCACACCACAACCACCAGTAAGACAACCGCAAACCACCATGATCCTTACGACGACGAACGTTCCAGAAGTTGCGAAGAAGGAGGATTAATCGTGAAGAACTTGCAGCCGCCGACAACTGAGCGATCCAAAAAACCAGACTTTAAACGGCACAACAGAACCACAAGAAACAAACAAGAAGCCGAAGACCCACAAACAAGCAACCTGGCAGCAGCAGAACCGACGGCGCTGACAACAAACCGGCGACACAACAACAAAGCAGAACAAaaggaaaagaacaaaaaaaaactaacaacaaTGAAAAACggaacaaaaaaagaaaataacaccgGCCACAGAAGAGGCTGAGTCGAGACACACGCAAACCTCAATTTTCCGACGAGCCACGAAACCACGAAAACGAAGACCGGAACAAGCGAACTCAAACTGGATCTAGAGACACAAGATGATGAGGGCATCAGAGGAAGGAGGAAGCGGCGGTGGTGTGCAGGAGAGCTCTTATTGCACCACTAGGCTTGGGATCTACATCTTCAAGGAGTTAAATTTGGATTGGAACGGGATGAGGAAGGCGGTGGCTTTGTGAAGTTTGTAGAAAGAGAAGAGAGTGCTTTTACTTTTGTAAATgttaatcaaattcaatcatTGGGCTAGATCTAATCTCAAATAAACATTGATAatctactccctccggtcctatttataagagaattttgggtcagcaaaagttgatgtatctagttaaaaattcagtccaaatacattcacttttgttgacctaaatttctcttataaataggaccggagatagtattatttaattatgaaaCCTAATTGTGTGCAAAAACATAGTCATGTCATACTTTACTCATATGAGACATTAtactttttttacacttttgtgTCTTTttgtaacataaaaaaaaaaaaaaaagcttttagAGTGGAGAGAAAACAATTGGTCGAAAAATTGAGgtcattttgtaacaaaaactaaattcagtttttttataaaatcactagaaaaaataatcttcaagttattgaatgtcAAAATCACATGCATTTTAATCCGTAAAGAACGAACCATATGAGGTTGTttcttataacttttttaaaaaaataaaccaatttttttttccaaaaaaattactttttaaaaaaaaatcacatcaaaaAGTATTGTGTCCATTTGTGACAatttaagaacaaaaaaaaaaaatcagcatctACTTTAaagaatattatatttgtttgttccaattttttaaaatatatatttttttttttgtagagggGAGAGAAAATAAGTATTAAAAGATGGAGataattttgaaacaaaaaatcacttttacatagttgtatccaaacaaagtcaattgtttttttttgtcaaaaagtgatatttatttcaataaacaaacacaaagttgattcttctttttcataaaatcccttaaaaataatatttaaattattgattatcaaaatcatgtttttaatCCGCAACAAATGaatcttatatttaatataCATTTGCTAAAAATAAGCTTTATGGtgtttaagtgtttttatcTCACCTTAGTTCTATTTGATGAAATAGAACCATCTtcctatgattttttttttagctaatcGAATGAAAACGAAAATTGtttcaatatttattataaaaatttaataaattcaaatcaaataaaaaacattaatgaaTACATTTCACTTATCaataatatacaaaaaaaaatatggaaggaATATTTATCAAGAATGATTAACAAAACAAGGTAAAAATATTTTCACTTgttaaaaagtattttatttttttggtagatagatgaaatggcaaagccattataaactcacaacacaagtggaggtaccggggttcgaaccccggtcatggcatcagGCCTaataatttcggcattttgccagttgaactaggacttctggatagtTAAAAAGTATTTATCTGGGTGTTTAATGTTACGTCGCtttgtacaaaaaataataatgttacgTCGTTATGTCCAAATTCACTGCTGTCAAAACTATTAATCTCAAAACTATAATTCAGATCTCTATTATTCAGtcttgatttaaaataaaattgatcattTACTGAATTTATGATACtattgatgaaatatttttccTGTAAAATCAGACTTGAATTCAAAAacatgaagaagaaaacatgTGTTAGTAATCTTGGTTAAAGTCATAAACAATTTCAAACCTACCACCTCAATGTCAAATCAGACTTgaatttgttattattaattcgttttgtttttatgatttcGTCGTGTTTGTACGACTCTGACTCCATATCACACAAATAACTACGGTTTTGTGTAagattataaaaacaataaaaaaataaaatataagacaGATGAGTACTGGTCAAATAACtactgttttgaataagcctGTTGAAGATTTCAATATGGGGTAACAACTAACAAtagcataaaataaaacatgcgTGATAACATTCAGTTGTCAAATTACTGAATAATAAAATGGGTTTGGTCTGTATACACCAACTTGATAAAACTAAACACATCACATTTGTAGGCTGATAACAAAAAACAATGGCATTCCTTCCTTTGActttttaatcttaatttttcttCGCAACATTCACAGTTAGTTTTCCTTTGGCATATGAGATGAGACTGAAATGGCAGAAACTGCAGTATTATTTGTCCTGGGGGAAGTGTTGGAATTcctaaaagaagaaacaaatctCCTGAGTGGTGTGCACAAAGATTTTTTAGACATCAAAGATGAACTTGAGAGCATTCAAGTCTTCCTCAAAGATGCAGATATAAGAGCTGCAGATGAAGCAGACACCAATGATGGAATAAGAACTTGGGTGAAGCAGCTGAGAGAAGCATCATTTCGCATTGAAGATATCATCGATGAATACCTTCGGCTCATGCATAGGGCAAAATCCAATCCTTCTGGATGCCGTCAATCTTTATTCTGCAAGATTGCAAGCCTAATCAAAACTTTGATTCCCCATCATCAGATAGCATCTGAGATTAAAAACATTAAGATATCAATTCGTGGAATCAAGGAAAGAAGTGAGAGGTATAACTTTCAAATTTCACAGACACCAGGATCATCAAGCAGCAGCAACAGCAGTAGAGAGACGGACAATAGAAGATGGCATGATCCTCGGTTGTCTTCCCTTTTCATTGAAGAAACTGCAATTGTCGGATTTGAAGGCCCGAGGGAAGAATTGTCTGGTTGGTTATTGGAGGGCACAGCTGAGCGCACAGTGATTTCAGTGGTTGGAATGGGAGGTCTAGGAAAAACCACTCTTGCGTGCTTGCATCACCGTTTCTCAATCATTCACCGTGAGGGGGATATTGATCAACATGATGGAGGAATTTTGTAGCGAAACTGAAGGCCCTCTTTTGCAGATGTTACACAAAATGGATGACAAGTCACTCATTCTACAAGTGAGGCAATACCTGAAACATAAAAAGTATTTGATATTCTTCGATGATGTATGGCAAGAAGATTTTTCCGACCAGATTGAATTTGCCATTCCAAATAACAATAAAGGTTGTAGGATCATAATCACCACTAGAATGATGCAAGTTGcagattttttcaagaaatcTTTTCTAGTTCATGTTCACAACTTGCAACTTTTGACACCAAACAAAGCATGGGAACTCTTCTGCAAGAAAGCATTCAGATTTGAGCTTGGTGGGCATTGTCCACCAGAGCTTAAGTTCATGTCAAAAGAAATTGTTCGAAAATGCAAGCAGCTACCCCTGGCAATTGTAGCCGTCAGTGGTCTACTTTCAACAAAAGCTAAAACCGTGACTGAATGGAAAATGGTGAGTCAAAACCTGAACCTGGAGTTGGGACGTAATGCCCATTTATCTAGTCTAACAAAGATTTTATCTCTGAGTTATGATAGCCTGCCCTACTACTTGAAACCATGCATTTTGTATTTTGGTATATATCCTCAAGACTATTCTGTTAATAATAAGAGATTAACTCGACAATGGATAGCCGAAGGGTTTATTAAATGTTATGAGAGACGAACTCCAGAGGAAGTTGCAGAGGAGTACTTGTCTGAATTGATTCATAGAAGTTTAGTTCAAGTCTCAATTGTTGAAGGGAAAGTTCAAACATGTCAAGTCCATGATTTATTCTGGGAAGTTCTCATCAGAAAAATGAAGGACTTAAGTTTCTGTCATTGTGTGCATGATGATGGTGAATCAATCGTGGTTGGAAGCACTAGACGCCTATCTATATCCACTAATCTCAACAATGTGTTGAAGAGCACTAACAATTCACATTTTCGTGCTATtcatgttttggaaaaaggtGGATCATTGGAGAATTTGATGGGTAAACTGTGTTCGCAGTCTAGCATTTTGAAGGTACTTGACATTCAAGGTACATCATTGAATCATATTCCTAAAAATCTGGGAAGTCTTTTTCACTTGAGGTACATAAACCTAAGCTATACTAATGTACAAACTCTTCCTAAATCTGTTGGTGAGCTACAGAATTTAGAGACATTAGATTTAAGAGAAACACTTGTGCATGAACTACCACATGAAATAAACAAGTTGGAAAAGCTACGGAACCTTCTTGTTCGCCATAGTAACTACAAAGGAAATTATTCTCTTTTGGGCTATACAACTGGTGTGAGGATGCAAAAAGGTATTAAAATCTTGACTTCCCTTCAAAACCTTTATCACGTGGAGGTAGATCATGGGGGAGTAGATCTCATTCAAGAGATGAAAATGCTAAGGCAGTTAAGGAGGTTAGGCTTAAGTCAAGTAAGACGAGAACATGGGAATGCCTTATGTGCTGCAGTAGCAGAAATGAAACACCTTGAATATCTTAATATCTCTGCAATATCTGAGGATGAAATCATCGACTTGAACTGTATATCATCCCCTCCCCAACTTCTGCGGCTACATTTGAAAGCTAGACTACAAAAGTTGCCTGATTGGATTCCAGAACTTGAGTGCCTTGTTAAGGTAAGACTGAGTTTTTCTATGTTGAACTATGATCCACTGCAGTCACTCAAAAACTTGCCGAATCTGGTTAGTCTTTGTTTGTGGGACAATTGCTATGATGgtgaaatttttcattttcaaaatggAGGGTTTCTTAAACTGATGACACTGAACCTCCGTTGCTTGTATAAAGTAAACTCGGTTGTTATTGACAATGGAACCTTGCTCTCTCTCGAACATCTTACTCTGGAAAAAATCCCCCAACTGAAGGCGGTACCCTCTGGCATCAAACTCATGCATAAActcaaagatattcacgtcactGATATGCCAGCTGAATTTGTTGAAAGCTTTGATCCAGATAAAGGGCAAGACTACTCGATTATCAAGCATGTTCCTCTTGTATTCGTTCGTCACTCGCATGGCCCGAACTTATTCGATTATGACATACGCACTATTCACTCGTCTTCCAAGGAGTCATAATCAAATTGAGAATGCTCGGATGTCTAGCAAGTTTCAAAAGATGAAGGTGCCTTTCCTCTGATCATTCAACACTTCTCTTATTTATCTTTACATTTCGCTATTTCTTCACTATTCTTTATCTTGTATAGCTTTTCTTTTTATACACATTTTTCCTGTctatatcaaattttatgttACATTGCTCATCACATCTCTAACATTCTTTTGTTTTCCTATCTCTTTTGATTactgataaaaataaagaaggaGAAATACTAAATGCAAGAATGAACTATCACAGAATTATAATgttatttgaaaggaaaaaaaactaacattttatGCTTTTGATCTTTTGTTAACACGAAAACAAAGTTTACtgacacatatatcatatatatatctTCTTGCCACAAATAGGGTGTGAGAGGCAGAGAGATAATGGAAAATGTAGATCTACATGAGCTAGATCCATAGTATATATCCAAACAAAATCTCAGAGAGAatgccaagaaaaaaaaaaacaaatacatatcACTCACTATATCAAGTTGTTCCAGATACCCttccaaaaattataatacTCGGATCAAAGACTGCATATGTTTCAACCTGAACTACACAACACACACAGTAAATACTAAAGTTGGAATTTGAAACTTTTCAAGAATAAATTTGGTTAtaactttaaattttattgattttaatgtaCTATATAAGTATTCTTGTACTAGTATTCAGTTTTACAGTGATGcttcatttaatttgtttaaccttttttgaaaaaatttaatgtCTTATTTCTTTAATTAAGTTGACAATTGTATGAGATAACTGACTAAATTGTTTCTCGTGTCAGTG
It encodes:
- the LOC11416337 gene encoding disease resistance protein RPM1, coding for MMEEFCSETEGPLLQMLHKMDDKSLILQVRQYLKHKKYLIFFDDVWQEDFSDQIEFAIPNNNKGCRIIITTRMMQVADFFKKSFLVHVHNLQLLTPNKAWELFCKKAFRFELGGHCPPELKFMSKEIVRKCKQLPLAIVAVSGLLSTKAKTVTEWKMVSQNLNLELGRNAHLSSLTKILSLSYDSLPYYLKPCILYFGIYPQDYSVNNKRLTRQWIAEGFIKCYERRTPEEVAEEYLSELIHRSLVQVSIVEGKVQTCQVHDLFWEVLIRKMKDLSFCHCVHDDGESIVVGSTRRLSISTNLNNVLKSTNNSHFRAIHVLEKGGSLENLMGKLCSQSSILKVLDIQGTSLNHIPKNLGSLFHLRYINLSYTNVQTLPKSVGELQNLETLDLRETLVHELPHEINKLEKLRNLLVRHSNYKGNYSLLGYTTGVRMQKGIKILTSLQNLYHVEVDHGGVDLIQEMKMLRQLRRLGLSQVRREHGNALCAAVAEMKHLEYLNISAISEDEIIDLNCISSPPQLLRLHLKARLQKLPDWIPELECLVKVRLSFSMLNYDPLQSLKNLPNLVSLCLWDNCYDGEIFHFQNGGFLKLMTLNLRCLYKVNSVVIDNGTLLSLEHLTLEKIPQLKAVPSGIKLMHKLKDIHVTDMPAEFVESFDPDKGQDYSIIKHVPLVFVRHSHGPNLFDYDIRTIHSSSKES